One Leuconostoc mesenteroides subsp. mesenteroides ATCC 8293 genomic window, AGGTTAATACTTCATCAACACTTGTTGTATATGGTAAAACGGAAACATTGGCATCGTAATCCCCTAACATGCGAAGAATACCATGTTTTAAACCGAAATCTATTACTACAATATGACGACCACGCCCGGGATTAGCATATGGCTTAGAGGTCGCTGTATTTTGGACTTGTTTATTTGTTAAAACTGTCGCTACTAATTGATCTACTGCGTGATCATCAGCGTAGTCAACAATTGTAGCTTTTTGTGGCCCAGTTTCTCGCAAATGTCTGATCAATTTTCGTGTATCAACTTGATACAATCCAGGAATATTGTGTTGCTTCAGGAAACGATCTAAATTCATACGACGTTGCCGATTAACTGATACCTCAGCCAAATCATGTACGATCATTCCTCTTATCATTGGTTTCACTGATTCATAAGCCTCAGCATGAATACCCGCTGCCCCGATAACAGGCATCGAAAAGACAATCATTTGCCCATCGTAAATTGGATCTGTGATAATTTCTTGATAACCAGTCATGGCCGTATGAAAAATGATTTCCCCAAAAGTGGTGGCAGGTGCACCAAAGCCAAGGCCCTCAAAAACCGTGCCATCTTCTAGGATTAAATGTCTAATCATAAGCTATAATTCTCCAAACTGCTGTATACAAATAGACAGTATTGTATACAGCATTAAAGTAACAGATTATCTGTTATCTACTTCCCCACAAATATATCAATTGATCCTTAGCCGCCAAAAAGTTATTAATGAACAATTTCAACTGCATCTTTTCCATCAATTTCTTGCACAAAGACTTTAATCTTTTCATTCTGTGCGGTGGGAATATTTTTTCCAACGAAGTCTGCTCGAATAGGCAATTCTCTGTGTCCACGATCCACCAAAACAGCTAGTGAAATCGTTTTAGGACGACCAATATGAATCAGTGCATCCAATGCTGCTCGAATAGTTCGTCCTGTAAACAATACATCGTCAATCAAAACAATATTCTGTTCGGAAATGTTCAATCGCTCTTCTGAGTTCAAACCTAAATCGTTATGCTGATCAGGTTTATCATCCCGAAAGTTAGTAATGTCAATGGCCATGACCGGAATTTGAACGCCTTCTAATTGTTCTAAACGATCTGCAATACGGCGTGCAAGATACTCGCCACGTGTTTTGATTCCCACCAGAACCAAATTTTTACCGCCCTTATTACGCTCAATTATCTCGTATGTAATACGAGTTAACGCGCGCTGTAATGAGGCATTATCTAAAACTTCTTTATTTGGCATATTCATCTTCCTCTCTATTAATCGGTGTTAATGTTGATAAAGCAAACTGAAAGTAATCTGGTAATGGACTGTCAAATGACAGTTCATCGCCTGTTGTAGGTTGCTCTAAAGTCAGTGTCTTAGCATGCAATAATTGCCCATTCAACTGTGTACCATCTAGCTTCTGTGCCGTGCCGTATACCGGATCCCCAACAACTGGATGACCAATGTAACTCATATGCACCCTTATTTGGTGCGTTCTGCCAGTTTCTAAACTCACTTTTAACAGCGTATAACCAACATATCGTTTTAAGACACGAAAATGCGTGACAGCCTCACGTCCGCCTTCAATAACTGCTTGTTTTTTTCGATCAATTTTATGACGTCCAATCGGAGCTTCAATTGTTCCTGAATCTTCCGTAAATTCACCACGGACTAGCGCGTAATACACGCGCTGATTTTTATGAGATTTTAACTGTTCAGATAGTGAACGATGAGCCTTATCGTTTTTTGCGACCATTAGTAGGCCGCTGGTATCACGATCAATGCGATGTACTATTCCAGGTCGGAATTCACCATTGATGGTTGACAATGGTGAATGATGAAGTAATGCGTTCACCAATGTACCAGAACTATGTCCTGCAGCAGGGTGCACGACCATTCCTTGTGGCTTATTTACAACAATAATATCATCATCTTCATAAATAATATCAAGCGGAATGTTTTCAGCTTCGATCTTTGTTTCTTGAGTCTCAGGTGGAGTAATAGATATTGTATCTCCACTGACAACTTTATATGAGCGTTTTACTTTATGATTATTAACTAAAATCGTACCATCCACTAGCCAATTTGAGAGTGTGGTACGTGAGTAACTCAGATTTTCTTTCGATAACACAGCATCAACACGCCCAGCTTGATCTGTTATATGAATTAATATTTTATTTGCCATCAGTATCCATGTAATCCTTAATTTGTTGCACAATGTTTTTTGTAAGATAATATTTTCGTTCTCGGCCAGCACGAATAAATGATAAAACATGACCATTCAACTGCCAATGTTCAATATCTTTCAAAGAAATTTTTTCATACTCTGATAATAACACCCGACCCAAAAAAAGATTAGGCCCAGCGATGTAAACACGTCGACGAACGACTAGTAGTACGCCTAATAAAATCATCACCATAATAAACAAAATTGGTAGGATTTCAAGTTTGAAACTCATTTCATCCCAAACGACAATACTGCCCATAAAAAATATACCCCACCACAACCAACTAATTGTACCTGTTGAATCCAGTGGTTGAAAAAAACCGCGTCTTGGTATCATGTGTTGCCCTTTTCTGTAAACGTATTCAACTAATATTTTACCAGATTTCAATTAAAGGAATGTAAAAAGTTACTGCTAACAATGCATAGCTTATTATCCTCAATGTATTATTCGACGACAACATATAATATTTCAACAAAATTTGTTATACTTTCGATATACGTTCAATTAAAAGGAAACTTATATGATTACACTATATGTTGACGCAGCACGTGACGTATCCACTGGTCGTTCGTCAGCTGGCGCAGTTTTAATTATTGATAAAGTACAAAAACAGCTAAAAACAGCCTTGAGAGAGACTGTTAATAATCATGAGGCTGAATTTTTGGCAGTTCTTTGGGCATTAAAGTACCTACCTAGCAATGAAAATGTACAAATATATAGTGATTCAAAAATCGTAACTGATGCCTTGCATAAATCTTATGCAAAACACTACCAAGGGCTTGTTGATGAAATCAATCTACAATTAACACCATACCCTCTAGTTTTGATCAATTGGGTTCCAGAAAAAGAAAATCGCGGAGCTCATAATTTAGCTTTGCAAGCATTAAAAAACGCGAACCATTAAAGTTCGCGTTTTTTAATTGTTTACAATACAAGTTGGTACGCCCATCGAACACCATTAATTTCTTCTCCCTCATTAATGTGCACAATGCCACGCTTCTCAAATCCATTACCCGTGATAACAGCTTGCATTGGCAAGTTACCTGGATGAGTATCAATTCGAAAATCGCTTGTACCGTTTTCATAGAAAAATGTCAAAATAGCAGTCATGAATCGCTGCGCCAGTTTTTGCCCCCGGTACTTATCAAGAATAGCAAAGCGATGAATGCCAATGTAATCTGTTTCATCATTTAGCCATTGACCGTCCTCTATTAGCGTATATATCGGGTCTTCACCTGCTAATATTGCTGTATATCCCGCAACTTGATGATCCACAACCAACACGAATCCTCTTTGCAGTACTAAGTCTTCCTCAATCGTATCTTGATTAGGATATCCCGATTGCCACTGTGAAAGCCCTTGTTCTTTCAGGTAATAACGGGCATTATTGATGATTGATACAATTGATTTTATATCCTCCTCATGCGCCCGTCGCATATAAACTGATGTCATATTCCCGTCCTTATAATTAGAAATAATTTATTTTATCATAAAAATTATAATAGGACAATCATAAAATCTTTACCGTTCTCTTTTCTTCACAGTAACTTTCCAAACGATTCATAGCTGTCTCTAGCATGTCCAGAGATGCCGCATAACTAATTCGTACATATCCTGCACCACCTGGTCCAAATCCAGATCCAGGAACGACTGCCAATTGTTGCCTATCTACCAGGTCATAAGCAAACTCCACGTCATTTTGATTTAAATCTACAGGTATTTTAGCAAACATATAAAATGCGCCGCTTGGTGTTGCCATTTCAAAACCTAGTTTTGTCATTTTTTCAACTAAGTAGTCACGTCGTTTTTTATATTGCTCTTTCATCCATAATGTATCGTCCTTACTTTCAGCACTTTTAAATGCTTCAGTAGCTGCTGCCATTGCAGGATTTGAAGGTGTCATTATGACAAAACCATGCACCATATTAATTTTCTTCATTAATGCCGCAGGACCCGCCAAAATACCGATTCGATAGCCCGTCATGGCATGGGACTTTGATACGCCATTAACAACAATTGTTTGTTCTGGTAAAATGCTTGCCATTGAAACATGAGGTGCATCATAGCTCAATTCAGAATAGATTTCGTCTGAAATGATTAAAATATCTGTTTCTCGTACCACGTCTGCTAAAGCTTTCAACTGTTCTGCTGTGTAAGTCACGCCAGTTGGATTAGAAGGATTGGTGATAATAATTGCTTTGATATGATCTTCGGTAGCAATGATTTCGCGTAAATGATCTGGCGTTAATACGAATTCGTCTTCCGAAACGTCAATAAACACTGGGTGTCCG contains:
- a CDS encoding carbamoyl phosphate synthase small subunit, translated to MIRHLILEDGTVFEGLGFGAPATTFGEIIFHTAMTGYQEIITDPIYDGQMIVFSMPVIGAAGIHAEAYESVKPMIRGMIVHDLAEVSVNRQRRMNLDRFLKQHNIPGLYQVDTRKLIRHLRETGPQKATIVDYADDHAVDQLVATVLTNKQVQNTATSKPYANPGRGRHIVVIDFGLKHGILRMLGDYDANVSVLPYTTSVDEVLTLDPDGIILSTGPGDPRSLPESVLTLIRVLQTKAPLLGIGLGHELFALANDATLVALPSEHHGMNHPIQEIISRQIFYAMQGQGYAVDEELLDHKKLFVTYRDLVDGAVQGLRHRDYPAFSVQFFPDAAPGPYEATAVFADFFETVEDYVEHHS
- the pyrR gene encoding bifunctional pyr operon transcriptional regulator/uracil phosphoribosyltransferase PyrR, giving the protein MPNKEVLDNASLQRALTRITYEIIERNKGGKNLVLVGIKTRGEYLARRIADRLEQLEGVQIPVMAIDITNFRDDKPDQHNDLGLNSEERLNISEQNIVLIDDVLFTGRTIRAALDALIHIGRPKTISLAVLVDRGHRELPIRADFVGKNIPTAQNEKIKVFVQEIDGKDAVEIVH
- a CDS encoding RluA family pseudouridine synthase, with protein sequence MANKILIHITDQAGRVDAVLSKENLSYSRTTLSNWLVDGTILVNNHKVKRSYKVVSGDTISITPPETQETKIEAENIPLDIIYEDDDIIVVNKPQGMVVHPAAGHSSGTLVNALLHHSPLSTINGEFRPGIVHRIDRDTSGLLMVAKNDKAHRSLSEQLKSHKNQRVYYALVRGEFTEDSGTIEAPIGRHKIDRKKQAVIEGGREAVTHFRVLKRYVGYTLLKVSLETGRTHQIRVHMSYIGHPVVGDPVYGTAQKLDGTQLNGQLLHAKTLTLEQPTTGDELSFDSPLPDYFQFALSTLTPINREEDEYAK
- a CDS encoding EbsA family protein; this encodes MIPRRGFFQPLDSTGTISWLWWGIFFMGSIVVWDEMSFKLEILPILFIMVMILLGVLLVVRRRVYIAGPNLFLGRVLLSEYEKISLKDIEHWQLNGHVLSFIRAGRERKYYLTKNIVQQIKDYMDTDGK
- a CDS encoding ribonuclease HI family protein: MITLYVDAARDVSTGRSSAGAVLIIDKVQKQLKTALRETVNNHEAEFLAVLWALKYLPSNENVQIYSDSKIVTDALHKSYAKHYQGLVDEINLQLTPYPLVLINWVPEKENRGAHNLALQALKNANH
- a CDS encoding GNAT family N-acetyltransferase codes for the protein MTSVYMRRAHEEDIKSIVSIINNARYYLKEQGLSQWQSGYPNQDTIEEDLVLQRGFVLVVDHQVAGYTAILAGEDPIYTLIEDGQWLNDETDYIGIHRFAILDKYRGQKLAQRFMTAILTFFYENGTSDFRIDTHPGNLPMQAVITGNGFEKRGIVHINEGEEINGVRWAYQLVL
- a CDS encoding aminotransferase class I/II-fold pyridoxal phosphate-dependent enzyme — protein: MIKSKLEQVGIFNDNLDKVKPSPIHSFDEKVSDIPNILKLTIGEPDFSVPQHIKEAALAAISADDSHYSVSAGKKTLRQAASDFLNDRYGLDFDPAEEIITTVGATEGLYTLLAAILNPDDKVLIPTPAYPVYAEMTRINGGHPVFIDVSEDEFVLTPDHLREIIATEDHIKAIIITNPSNPTGVTYTAEQLKALADVVRETDILIISDEIYSELSYDAPHVSMASILPEQTIVVNGVSKSHAMTGYRIGILAGPAALMKKINMVHGFVIMTPSNPAMAAATEAFKSAESKDDTLWMKEQYKKRRDYLVEKMTKLGFEMATPSGAFYMFAKIPVDLNQNDVEFAYDLVDRQQLAVVPGSGFGPGGAGYVRISYAASLDMLETAMNRLESYCEEKRTVKIL